One genomic segment of Caldimonas brevitalea includes these proteins:
- a CDS encoding BLUF domain-containing protein: MLEQLVYISRVSPAVTRMDVQRILWVSQIRNRRLDVTGMLALIDSHFVQVLEGRSEALTELMQRIGQDPRHEQLRVLVHEPIDRRRFASWSMGLVDRHQWTREAEQLCQTGRVEGQSMDELIGRLFAEEP; encoded by the coding sequence GTGCTCGAGCAACTGGTGTACATCAGCCGGGTCAGTCCGGCCGTCACCCGCATGGACGTCCAGCGCATCCTGTGGGTGTCCCAGATCCGCAACCGCCGGCTCGACGTCACGGGCATGCTGGCGCTGATCGACAGCCATTTTGTGCAGGTGCTCGAAGGCCGCTCGGAGGCGCTGACGGAGCTGATGCAGCGGATCGGCCAGGACCCTCGTCATGAGCAATTGCGGGTGCTGGTGCACGAGCCGATCGACCGGCGCCGCTTCGCGTCCTGGTCGATGGGTCTGGTCGACCGGCACCAGTGGACCCGCGAAGCCGAGCAGTTGTGCCAGACCGGCCGGGTCGAAGGCCAGAGCATGGACGAGTTGATCGGTCGACTGTTCGCCGAGGAGCCCTGA
- a CDS encoding EAL domain-containing protein encodes MSFPSPPPSPTTDTLSDVDSLLRLLRTGPDGRMVAEHGGLRYGSQFQPVYSLSHGSVVGHEALLRAQTLDGRPVPPPLVFAGCASFAELLERERISRLVHLANFRAGPTGQQWLFLNVHPEVFVGWLHHQADTVVAQMQRHFELPGHRVVIEVLEQAVRDDSNFDTAVQRARAFGCLLALDDFGAGHSNFDRVWRIRPDIVKLDRSLVARAAREREARRVIVQMVSLLHECGTLVLMEGVETEHEAMVALEADVDLVQGYFFGRPQAELLPHGHTPAIWQPLWQQFESRWQTDRQTFRDSTAPYLEAIERAAAALAQGRSLQEACAGFLALPRAELCYLLGADGSQIGPNLWGDPAAPRQAPAFEPLRELEGARWVRRPYFRRAVDAPGKLQLTRPYRTLHGGHLCVTVSLAFPTERADGQRELQVLCGDIEYR; translated from the coding sequence ATGAGCTTCCCGTCCCCTCCTCCGTCGCCGACCACCGACACGTTGTCCGATGTCGACAGCTTGCTTCGGCTGCTGCGCACCGGCCCGGACGGCCGGATGGTGGCCGAGCACGGCGGCTTGCGCTATGGCAGCCAGTTCCAGCCGGTCTACAGCCTGTCGCATGGCAGCGTGGTCGGCCACGAAGCGCTGCTGCGCGCCCAGACCCTGGACGGCCGCCCGGTGCCGCCGCCCCTGGTGTTCGCCGGCTGCGCCAGTTTTGCCGAATTGTTGGAGCGCGAGCGCATTTCGCGGCTGGTTCACCTGGCGAACTTTCGAGCCGGCCCGACCGGTCAGCAGTGGCTGTTCCTCAACGTGCACCCGGAGGTGTTCGTCGGCTGGCTGCACCACCAGGCCGATACGGTCGTGGCCCAGATGCAAAGGCACTTCGAACTGCCGGGACACCGGGTCGTGATCGAAGTGCTCGAGCAGGCGGTGCGGGACGACAGCAATTTCGACACTGCCGTGCAACGGGCGCGCGCGTTCGGCTGCTTGTTGGCGCTCGACGACTTCGGCGCCGGGCACTCCAACTTCGACCGCGTCTGGCGGATCCGTCCCGACATCGTCAAACTCGACCGCAGCCTGGTGGCGCGGGCCGCCCGCGAGCGCGAGGCGCGCCGCGTCATCGTGCAGATGGTGTCGCTGCTGCACGAGTGCGGCACGCTGGTGCTGATGGAAGGGGTGGAGACCGAACACGAAGCGATGGTGGCGCTCGAGGCCGACGTCGACCTGGTGCAAGGGTATTTTTTCGGCCGGCCCCAGGCCGAGTTGCTGCCCCATGGCCATACGCCGGCGATCTGGCAGCCGCTGTGGCAGCAATTCGAGAGCCGCTGGCAGACGGACCGGCAGACCTTCCGCGACAGCACCGCCCCTTATCTCGAGGCCATCGAACGCGCCGCCGCGGCGCTGGCCCAGGGCCGCTCGCTGCAGGAAGCCTGCGCCGGTTTTCTGGCACTGCCGCGGGCCGAGCTGTGCTATCTGCTGGGCGCAGACGGGAGCCAGATCGGCCCCAATCTCTGGGGCGACCCGGCCGCGCCCCGCCAGGCGCCGGCGTTCGAGCCGCTACGCGAGCTGGAGGGCGCGCGCTGGGTGCGCCGGCCCTACTTCCGGCGCGCCGTCGACGCGCCGGGCAAGCTGCAGCTGACGCGGCCGTACCGGACGCTGCACGGCGGGCATTTGTGCGTGACCGTCTCGCTGGCGTTCCCGACCGAGCGCGCCGACGGCCAGCGCGAACTGCAGGTGCTTTGCGGCGACATCGAATACCGCTGA
- a CDS encoding PaaI family thioesterase, which yields MTSPHDAIPPGFEPAFTESNTFIGLCGPMYVKRGADGTPVLAMRMLPQHLNLRGIVHGGLLATLADSALGYVLNHARRAPLSLVTVNLSIDFAEAAGLGDWVEAHVDVQRLGARMAFANCYLQVGERRILRASGVFAAVKPAGTLPAALA from the coding sequence ATGACCTCACCCCACGACGCCATTCCCCCCGGATTCGAGCCGGCCTTCACCGAATCGAACACCTTCATCGGCCTGTGCGGCCCCATGTACGTCAAGCGCGGTGCCGACGGCACGCCGGTGCTGGCGATGCGCATGCTGCCGCAACACCTCAACCTGAGGGGCATCGTGCACGGCGGGCTGCTGGCGACCTTGGCCGATTCGGCGCTGGGCTACGTGCTCAACCACGCGCGCCGCGCACCGCTGTCGCTGGTCACCGTCAACCTCAGCATCGACTTCGCCGAGGCCGCCGGCCTGGGCGACTGGGTCGAGGCGCACGTCGACGTGCAGCGGCTCGGCGCCCGCATGGCCTTCGCCAACTGCTACCTGCAGGTGGGTGAACGCCGCATCTTGCGCGCGAGCGGCGTGTTTGCCGCCGTCAAGCCCGCCGGCACGCTGCCCGCCGCGCTGGCCTGA
- a CDS encoding FkbM family methyltransferase, whose product MSIPLFETLQSLGLAAPRGILQVGASYGQELPMFLQHGVRHGVFIEPLPQPYAHLAATCRQIPNYVAVQALCTDESGKTYTFHLATNGGMSSSILPPANHLTVFSDVKFEGTVELSSHTLDDVTAFLGANGHAATMAELDTLYMDTQGAELKILMGANRTLKSIKYIFTEVMRGDLYAGQTPFPSFCAWLDACGYTLNNVYFDRHHAGDALFIRKDVLGLTA is encoded by the coding sequence ATGTCGATACCCTTATTCGAGACCTTGCAATCGCTAGGCCTCGCCGCGCCGCGCGGCATCCTGCAGGTCGGCGCCAGCTATGGCCAGGAACTGCCGATGTTCCTCCAGCACGGTGTGCGGCATGGCGTGTTCATCGAGCCGCTGCCGCAGCCATATGCCCATCTCGCGGCGACGTGCCGGCAGATCCCGAACTATGTCGCGGTACAAGCTCTGTGCACCGACGAAAGCGGCAAGACCTACACCTTCCACCTGGCGACCAACGGCGGCATGAGCAGCAGCATCCTGCCGCCGGCCAACCATCTCACCGTCTTCAGCGACGTCAAGTTCGAGGGCACGGTCGAGCTGAGTTCCCACACGCTCGACGATGTGACCGCCTTCCTCGGCGCCAACGGGCACGCCGCGACGATGGCCGAGCTCGACACGCTCTACATGGACACGCAGGGCGCCGAGTTGAAGATCCTGATGGGCGCCAATCGCACCCTGAAGTCGATCAAATACATCTTCACCGAGGTGATGCGTGGCGACCTGTATGCCGGCCAGACGCCGTTTCCGAGCTTCTGCGCCTGGCTCGACGCCTGCGGCTACACGCTCAACAACGTCTATTTCGACCGCCACCACGCGGGCGACGCCTTGTTCATCCGCAAGGACGTGCTCGGGCTGACAGCCTGA
- a CDS encoding hybrid sensor histidine kinase/response regulator, producing the protein MKRALASGLASGIPGRLPAYFAAALFAALAVGLRAALDPTLGIGLTYLLVVPVVMAASWLGGAGPGALGGVLAAGGTLWLYTRHGGDPAQPAVAAQTALLAAAAGAICCCTEHLRRARGRAEANAAASLRTAQQHLRAAFASAPISLFDMDTELRYTRVINPPYGLREADLIGKRAEDVLQPAAAARVTAARRQVLATGTRQRVEITSTLRGCDDPHSYDIVIVPRFDAYGALVGLTNAVVDITEKVAEQARARETEERFRIAQESALDGFMVLRAVRNRTGVIEDFTWDYINPVGAAAMRLARERLLGQRLLMLLPGHRHHLDLFPAYAAVANGGPPRRAEVFYDRDGFRHWYKTVVVQAGDGVAVTFSDISAERAAADRSEQALQAAEAANRAKDDFLANLSHELRTPLNAILGWARLMGMEQDAGAKVKHAAEVIARNARTQADLIDDLLDMNRILSGQVTLELQTVDVAEVVERAIETVAPDAARKSAVLQNTVPRNLLVQADPQRLKQVFWNLLANAVKFTPEGGLVRVGSAVAGDKVCISIEDTGEGIAPDFLPHLFERFRQHDASSTRRHGGLGLGLSIVKSLVELHGGHISASSRGRGFGARFDLELPAGTAASGASGSGGVDVLTHYLSNALSGLRVLVVDDEADARDLVREVLGGHGAAVDVAQDAGEALDLWSTRQYDVLISDLGMPLVDGYELMRRLRGSPAWAPPRHAIALTAFGRAQDRRKAAEAGFDLLMAKPFEPNELVQTITALAMPVPEPAPARPSPAVDPLLQRTGAQRQRPSTP; encoded by the coding sequence ATGAAGCGCGCGCTTGCATCCGGGCTGGCGTCCGGTATTCCCGGGCGGCTGCCGGCCTATTTCGCGGCCGCCCTGTTCGCCGCACTCGCGGTAGGACTGCGGGCCGCACTCGACCCGACGCTCGGCATCGGTTTGACGTATTTACTGGTGGTGCCGGTGGTCATGGCCGCCAGCTGGCTGGGAGGCGCCGGCCCGGGCGCGCTGGGTGGCGTGTTGGCCGCCGGCGGCACCTTGTGGCTCTACACCCGCCACGGCGGCGATCCGGCGCAGCCGGCAGTGGCCGCACAAACGGCCTTGCTGGCCGCCGCCGCAGGGGCGATCTGCTGCTGCACCGAACATTTGCGGCGCGCGCGGGGCCGCGCCGAGGCGAACGCCGCGGCGTCGCTGCGCACCGCCCAACAACACCTGCGCGCGGCCTTCGCCTCGGCGCCGATCTCGCTGTTCGACATGGACACCGAGCTGCGCTATACGCGCGTCATCAACCCGCCGTACGGGCTGCGTGAAGCCGACCTGATCGGCAAACGCGCCGAAGACGTGCTGCAACCGGCGGCCGCCGCGCGCGTGACGGCGGCCCGCCGCCAGGTGCTGGCCACCGGGACCCGGCAGCGCGTTGAGATCACCTCCACGCTGCGCGGCTGCGACGACCCGCACAGCTACGACATCGTCATCGTTCCCCGGTTCGACGCCTACGGCGCGCTGGTGGGGCTCACCAATGCAGTGGTCGACATCACCGAAAAGGTGGCGGAACAGGCGCGCGCACGTGAGACCGAAGAGCGTTTTCGCATCGCCCAGGAAAGCGCGCTCGACGGCTTCATGGTGCTGCGGGCGGTGCGCAACCGCACCGGCGTGATCGAAGATTTCACCTGGGACTACATCAATCCTGTCGGCGCGGCGGCGATGCGCCTGGCACGCGAACGGCTGCTCGGCCAGCGCTTGCTGATGCTGTTGCCCGGTCACCGGCACCACCTCGACCTGTTTCCGGCCTACGCCGCGGTCGCCAACGGCGGCCCGCCGCGGCGCGCCGAGGTGTTTTACGACCGCGACGGCTTTCGCCACTGGTACAAGACGGTGGTGGTGCAAGCCGGCGACGGCGTGGCCGTGACCTTCAGCGACATCAGCGCCGAACGCGCCGCCGCCGACCGCAGCGAGCAGGCCCTGCAGGCGGCCGAGGCCGCCAACCGGGCCAAGGACGATTTCCTCGCCAACCTCAGCCACGAACTGCGCACGCCGCTCAACGCCATCCTGGGCTGGGCCCGGCTGATGGGCATGGAGCAGGACGCCGGCGCCAAGGTCAAGCACGCCGCCGAGGTGATTGCACGCAACGCGCGCACGCAGGCCGACCTGATCGACGACCTGCTGGACATGAACCGCATCTTGTCGGGCCAGGTCACGCTCGAATTGCAGACGGTGGACGTGGCCGAGGTGGTCGAGCGGGCCATCGAGACGGTGGCCCCGGACGCCGCACGCAAGAGCGCGGTGTTGCAGAACACGGTGCCACGCAACCTGCTGGTGCAGGCTGACCCGCAGCGGCTCAAGCAGGTGTTCTGGAATTTGCTCGCCAACGCGGTCAAATTCACGCCGGAAGGCGGCCTGGTGCGCGTGGGCAGTGCGGTGGCAGGCGACAAGGTGTGCATTTCGATAGAAGACACCGGCGAAGGCATCGCACCGGACTTTTTGCCGCATTTGTTCGAGCGGTTCCGGCAGCACGATGCGTCGTCGACCCGCCGCCACGGCGGCCTGGGGCTGGGCCTGTCGATCGTCAAAAGCCTGGTCGAACTGCACGGCGGCCATATCAGCGCCAGCAGCCGCGGGCGAGGCTTCGGCGCCCGCTTCGACCTGGAACTGCCGGCCGGCACAGCGGCCAGCGGTGCCAGCGGCAGCGGCGGCGTCGACGTGCTCACCCATTACCTGTCGAATGCCCTGAGCGGCCTGCGCGTGCTGGTCGTGGACGACGAAGCCGACGCGCGCGACCTCGTGCGTGAGGTGCTCGGCGGCCACGGCGCCGCGGTGGACGTGGCGCAGGACGCCGGCGAAGCCCTCGACCTGTGGAGCACCCGCCAATACGACGTGCTGATCAGCGATCTCGGCATGCCTTTGGTAGACGGCTATGAGTTGATGCGGCGGCTGCGCGGCTCCCCCGCGTGGGCGCCGCCCCGCCACGCGATCGCGCTGACCGCCTTCGGCCGGGCCCAAGACCGCCGCAAGGCGGCTGAAGCCGGCTTCGACCTGCTGATGGCCAAACCGTTCGAGCCGAACGAACTGGTGCAAACCATTACCGCGCTCGCGATGCCGGTGCCCGAGCCGGCGCCGGCCCGCCCGTCGCCCGCCGTCGACCCCCTGCTACAGCGCACCGGAGCCCAGCGACAGCGCCCCTCCACGCCCTGA
- a CDS encoding cation:proton antiporter: MLIPWFVLVGAVLIVMAFSSRWVQRLPLSPAILYLGVGALVGPLGANMLSVEPMRHAAQLELLTEIAVLITLFAVGLRLRIPFSLAEWAVPIRLATLGMVLTTALTALVAWALLGVPWTAALLLGAILAPTDPVLASDVQIHEPGDRDRVRFSLTAEGGVNDGTAFPAVMLALGVMGLHEIGAYGWRWVLVDVVWAVGAGLLLGWLCGKLVGRAVLRLRGTGHSLESEEFLVFGVIALVYGIALAIKAYGFLAVFATGAALTHTEMCNRVEPADAPDAAHSSRLINFSAQCERLAEVAVVLLIGASLAWVEWEWKTVGFALIVTVLVRPLAVLASVPRRFLSRAQRRLVAWFGIRGVGSVYYLTYAVGHDVDQALAEPVASAALIAIALSILVHGVSSTPLMERYSRRRDRGLR; this comes from the coding sequence ATGTTGATTCCCTGGTTTGTGCTGGTCGGCGCTGTGCTGATCGTGATGGCCTTTTCATCGCGCTGGGTGCAGCGCCTGCCGTTGTCGCCGGCCATCCTCTATCTCGGCGTCGGGGCTCTCGTCGGGCCGCTGGGTGCCAACATGCTGTCGGTCGAGCCGATGCGCCATGCGGCGCAACTGGAGCTGCTGACCGAGATCGCCGTGCTGATCACCTTGTTCGCCGTCGGCTTGCGGCTGCGCATCCCGTTTTCGCTGGCCGAGTGGGCCGTGCCGATCCGGCTCGCGACGCTGGGCATGGTGCTCACCACCGCACTGACGGCTCTGGTGGCCTGGGCCCTGCTCGGCGTGCCCTGGACCGCCGCGCTGCTGCTCGGCGCCATCCTCGCGCCGACCGACCCGGTGCTCGCGTCGGACGTGCAGATCCACGAACCCGGCGACCGCGACCGGGTGCGCTTCTCGCTGACTGCCGAAGGCGGCGTCAACGACGGCACCGCCTTTCCGGCCGTGATGCTGGCGCTGGGGGTGATGGGGCTGCACGAGATCGGCGCCTACGGGTGGCGTTGGGTGCTGGTCGACGTGGTGTGGGCGGTGGGCGCCGGGCTGCTGCTCGGCTGGTTGTGCGGCAAGCTGGTCGGCCGCGCAGTGCTGCGCCTGCGCGGCACCGGGCACTCGCTGGAGTCGGAGGAGTTCCTCGTCTTCGGCGTCATCGCGCTGGTCTACGGCATTGCGCTGGCGATCAAGGCGTATGGCTTTCTCGCGGTGTTCGCCACAGGCGCCGCCTTGACACACACCGAGATGTGCAACCGGGTCGAGCCGGCCGATGCGCCGGACGCGGCCCATTCGTCTCGCCTGATCAATTTCAGCGCGCAGTGCGAGCGGCTCGCCGAAGTGGCGGTGGTGCTGCTGATCGGCGCATCGCTCGCCTGGGTGGAATGGGAGTGGAAGACGGTCGGCTTTGCGCTCATCGTGACGGTGCTGGTGCGCCCGCTGGCCGTGCTGGCGAGTGTGCCGCGCCGGTTTTTGTCACGTGCGCAGCGCCGCCTGGTGGCCTGGTTCGGCATCCGTGGCGTCGGCTCGGTCTATTACCTCACCTATGCGGTGGGGCACGACGTCGACCAGGCACTGGCCGAACCGGTCGCGAGTGCGGCCTTGATCGCGATCGCGCTGTCCATCCTCGTCCACGGCGTGTCGTCGACCCCGCTGATGGAGCGCTACAGCCGCCGACGCGACCGAGGGCTGCGCTAG
- the ctaD gene encoding cytochrome c oxidase subunit I, with product MSIPASTHVAPADVAGHHPGEHDAHGHPHGWRRWVYATNHKDIGTLYLLFSFTMFLLGGVLALLLRAELFQPGLQFFNPHLYNQFVTMHGLIMVFGAIMPAFVGFANWMIPLQIGASDMAFARMNNFSFWLLVPAGIVLASTFFMPGGAPAAGWTIYAPLTYQMPASMDFAIFALHIMGASSIMGSINIIVTVLNMRAPGLTLMKMPMFCWTWLITAYLLIAVMPVLAGAITMTLTDRHFGTTFFNPAGGGDPIMYQHIFWFFGHPEVYIMILPAFGIVSQVVPAFARKRLFGYTSMVYATGAIAVLSFIVWAHHMFATGMPLTGQLYFMYGTMLISVPTGVKIFNWVATMWRGSLTFETPMLFAVGFIWVFTIGGFTGLILSMASIDLQLHDTYYVVAHFHYVLVAGSLFALFAGFYFWAPKWSGVMYSEFHGQVHFWVSLVSFNVAFFPMHFLGLAGMPRRYADYPMQFADFNALATVAAFVFGLVQVYFLLFVVWPVLRHKGQPASQRPWEGAEGLEWEVPSPAPFHTFEVPPKLDASGTRVIG from the coding sequence ATGAGCATTCCCGCCTCGACCCATGTCGCCCCGGCCGATGTCGCCGGCCACCACCCCGGCGAGCACGACGCGCACGGCCACCCGCACGGCTGGCGGCGCTGGGTGTACGCGACCAACCACAAGGACATCGGCACCCTCTACCTGCTGTTCAGCTTCACGATGTTTTTGCTCGGCGGGGTGCTGGCGCTGCTGCTGCGGGCCGAGCTGTTCCAGCCCGGGCTGCAGTTCTTCAATCCGCACCTCTACAACCAGTTCGTCACGATGCACGGGCTGATCATGGTGTTCGGCGCCATCATGCCGGCCTTCGTCGGCTTCGCGAACTGGATGATCCCGCTGCAGATCGGGGCGTCCGACATGGCGTTCGCGCGCATGAACAACTTCAGCTTCTGGCTGCTGGTGCCGGCCGGCATCGTGCTCGCGAGCACATTTTTCATGCCGGGCGGTGCGCCGGCGGCGGGCTGGACCATCTACGCGCCCCTGACCTACCAGATGCCCGCCTCGATGGACTTCGCCATCTTCGCGCTGCACATCATGGGCGCCAGCTCGATCATGGGGTCGATCAACATCATCGTGACCGTCCTCAACATGCGTGCGCCCGGGCTCACGCTGATGAAGATGCCGATGTTCTGCTGGACCTGGCTGATCACGGCCTACCTGCTGATCGCCGTGATGCCGGTGCTGGCCGGCGCGATCACGATGACGCTGACCGACCGCCACTTCGGCACCACCTTCTTCAACCCCGCCGGCGGCGGCGACCCGATCATGTACCAGCACATTTTCTGGTTCTTCGGGCACCCCGAGGTCTACATCATGATCCTGCCGGCCTTCGGCATCGTCAGCCAGGTGGTGCCGGCCTTTGCGCGCAAGCGGCTGTTCGGCTACACGTCGATGGTGTATGCGACGGGGGCGATCGCGGTGCTGTCGTTCATCGTCTGGGCCCACCACATGTTCGCGACCGGGATGCCCCTGACCGGCCAGCTGTATTTCATGTACGGGACCATGCTGATCTCGGTGCCGACCGGCGTGAAGATCTTCAACTGGGTCGCGACGATGTGGCGAGGCTCGTTGACCTTCGAGACGCCGATGCTGTTCGCGGTCGGCTTCATCTGGGTGTTCACGATCGGTGGCTTCACCGGGCTGATCCTGTCGATGGCCTCCATCGACCTCCAACTGCACGACACCTACTACGTGGTCGCGCATTTCCACTATGTGCTGGTGGCCGGTTCGCTGTTCGCGCTGTTCGCCGGCTTCTATTTCTGGGCCCCGAAGTGGAGCGGCGTGATGTACTCCGAATTCCACGGCCAGGTGCACTTCTGGGTCTCGCTCGTCAGTTTCAACGTCGCGTTCTTCCCCATGCACTTCCTTGGGCTGGCGGGCATGCCGCGTCGTTATGCCGACTACCCGATGCAGTTTGCCGACTTCAACGCACTGGCCACGGTGGCCGCCTTCGTCTTCGGCCTGGTACAGGTGTATTTCCTGTTGTTCGTCGTCTGGCCGGTGCTGCGCCACAAGGGCCAGCCAGCGTCGCAGCGCCCTTGGGAAGGCGCCGAAGGCCTGGAGTGGGAGGTGCCGTCGCCGGCGCCCTTCCACACCTTCGAAGTGCCGCCCAAGCTCGATGCCTCCGGCACTCGCGTGATCGGATGA
- a CDS encoding chemotaxis protein CheB, with protein sequence MVFDPHPKRRRDVVVIGASAGGVMALQQLVAQLPPDFPAAVLIVLHIGARSSTLPTLLSNAGPLPARAARGGDRLVPGTIYVAPPDHHLVVAEGHTHLTHGPKENHARPAVDPLFRSAAVAYRDRVIAVVLTGYLDDGTTGAEAVEACGGTVVVQNPLDAFAPSMPSSALRATRSPHIATLAEMPGLLTQLTAEELEPHRLPVPEWVKLENAICLLEGHPMKNLEEIAQPSPLTCPDCNGTLWRVLDGGRPRYRCHTGHAFSELALRDSQSKSTEEALWKAVRSLQEEMMAVREMASTLRLMGRYDEAAQQERLLARLEDRADRVRDLVQADAPQSAHGVPPDDLPAAQPGFPDTPPH encoded by the coding sequence ATGGTGTTCGATCCTCACCCCAAGCGGCGCCGTGACGTCGTGGTCATCGGGGCCTCGGCAGGGGGCGTGATGGCGCTTCAACAGCTGGTGGCGCAGCTGCCGCCCGACTTCCCGGCCGCCGTCCTGATCGTGCTGCACATCGGCGCCCGGTCCAGCACGCTGCCCACCTTGCTCAGCAACGCCGGCCCGTTGCCGGCCCGCGCGGCGCGAGGCGGCGACCGGTTGGTGCCGGGCACGATCTACGTCGCCCCGCCCGACCACCACCTGGTGGTCGCCGAAGGCCACACGCATTTGACACACGGACCCAAGGAAAACCACGCACGCCCGGCCGTCGACCCGCTGTTCCGCTCCGCCGCGGTCGCCTACCGCGACCGCGTGATCGCCGTGGTGCTGACCGGCTATCTCGATGACGGCACGACCGGGGCCGAGGCCGTCGAAGCCTGCGGCGGGACGGTGGTGGTGCAAAACCCGCTGGACGCCTTCGCGCCCAGCATGCCCAGCAGCGCTTTGAGGGCGACCCGGTCGCCCCACATCGCGACGCTTGCGGAAATGCCGGGGCTGCTCACCCAGCTGACCGCCGAAGAGCTGGAACCGCACCGCCTTCCGGTGCCCGAATGGGTCAAACTCGAGAACGCCATCTGCCTGCTAGAGGGGCATCCGATGAAGAACCTCGAAGAGATCGCCCAGCCGTCGCCCTTGACCTGCCCGGATTGCAACGGCACCTTGTGGCGGGTGCTGGACGGCGGTCGGCCACGCTACCGCTGCCACACCGGGCACGCCTTCTCCGAGCTCGCGCTGCGCGACAGCCAGTCCAAATCGACGGAAGAGGCCTTGTGGAAAGCCGTGCGGTCGCTCCAGGAAGAGATGATGGCGGTGCGGGAGATGGCGTCCACCTTGCGGCTGATGGGCCGCTATGACGAGGCGGCACAACAGGAGCGCCTGCTCGCCCGTCTCGAGGACCGCGCCGACCGGGTGCGCGACCTGGTGCAGGCCGATGCGCCGCAATCGGCGCATGGCGTGCCGCCCGACGATCTGCCGGCTGCGCAGCCGGGCTTCCCCGACACACCGCCTCACTAG